A single Primulina eburnea isolate SZY01 chromosome 11, ASM2296580v1, whole genome shotgun sequence DNA region contains:
- the LOC140805313 gene encoding peptide deformylase 1A, chloroplastic-like yields MVPRRSHSSRSGTAVQTSWFLGLGDKKNVLPDIVKAGDPVLHEPAQEVRTEEIKSEWIQKIVDDMVMVMRKALGVGLAAPQIGIPLRIIVLEDTKEYIGYAPDEETKKQDRSPFDLLVVINPKLEKKSNKTALFFEGCLSVDGFGAVVNRHLEVEVTGYDRDGQQIKVSASGWQARIFQHEFDHLDGTLYVDRMEPRTFRTVENLDLPLADGCPELGVRSTTKLFS; encoded by the exons ATGGTGCCGAGGAGAAGTCACAGCTCCCGCTCGGGCACGGCTGTCCAAACCAGTTGGTTTCTGGGTTTAGGTGATAAAAAGAATGTCCTGCCGGATATCGTGAAAGCTGGAGACCCGGTTCTCCACGAACCTGCACAGGAGGTCCGAACCGAAGAAATCAAGTCGGAGTGGATTCAGAAGATTGTGGATGATATGGTGATGGTCATGAGAAAAGCGCTTGGAGTTGGGCTTGCTGCTCCTCAGATTGGCATCCCGTTGAGG ATAATTGTTTTGGAAGACACAAAGGAATACATTGGGTATGCTCCTGATGAAGAGACAAAAAAGCAAGACCGGAGTCCTTTTGATCTTTTG GTTGTGATAAACCCAAAACTTGAAAAGAAGAGTAACAAAACAGCCTTATTTTTTGAAGGGTGTTTGAG CGTCGATGGTTTCGGAGCAGTTGTGAATAGACATTTAGAGGTTGAAGTTACAGGCTATGATCGAGATGGGCAACAAATCAAAGTCAGTGCTTCAGGTTGGCAGGCTCGCATTTTTCAGCACGAATTTGATCATCTAGACGGGACATTATATGTTGACCGGATGGAGCCGAGAACGTTCAGGACGGTCGAGAATTTGGATTTACCACTTGCAGACGGGTGCCCCGAACTGGGCGTACGAAGCACAACGAAGTTATTCTCGTAG
- the LOC140805314 gene encoding PTI1-like tyrosine-protein kinase At3g15890 encodes MALRSMFCCVKGSNRKNQGIKESSWRIFSLKELQLATNNFNYDNKLGEGGFGSVYWGQLWDASQIAVKRLKSWNDKAESEFYVEIEIFGRVRHKNLLSLRGYCSEGQECIIVCDYMTNLSLASHLHGQHSAEFLLDWKRRMDIAVGVADGIAHLHHYATPHIIHGNIKASNVLLDDDFKARVSEFGFAKLMPDGAINAKGALGYLAPEYVSTGKASAACDVYSFGVLLLELATGKKPLVKLSSTDSLTIVDWVLPLARERKFNELVDQDLGGKYVEEEWRRVLFVGLFCAHNRIEKRPTMLEVVELLKGEKEKVAALENDEMFQSMSDTEESSEFVV; translated from the exons ATGGCTTTGCGCTCGATGTTCTGTTGTGTCAAGGGTTCAAACAG GAAAAACCAAGGAATAAAGGAGTCATCGTGGAGGATTTTTTCTTTGAAAGAGTTACAGTTGGCTACAAATAATTTTAACTACGATAACAAGCTTGGAGAAGGTGGATTTGGCAGTGTTTATTGGGGTCAGCTATGGGATGCTTCTCAA ATAGCTGTGAAAAGATTGAAGTCTTGGAATGACAAAGCCGAGAGTGAATTTTATGTTGAAATCGAGATATTTGGCCGAGTAAGGCACAAGAATTTGCTGAGTTTACGTGGTTATTGTTCAGAAGGGCAAGAATGTATCATTGTGTGCGATTACATGACCAATCTGAGCTTGGCCTCTCATCTTCACGGCCAACATTCTGCCGAATTTCTTCTTGACTGGAAAAGACGGATGGACATTGCTGTTGGTGTGGCCGATGGCATTGC CCATCTACACCATTATGCCACTCCACATATTATCCACGGCAACATTAAAGCTAGTAATGTATTGCTAGACGACGATTTTAAAGCTAGAGTTTCCGAATTTGGATTTGCTAAATTAATGCCAGATGGTGCCATAAATGCTAAGGGTGCTCTCGGATACCTTGCCCCTGAATATGTATCGACAGGGAAGGCATCAGCAGCCTGTGATGTTTATAGTTTCGGTGTTCTTCTACTCGAGCTCGCTACTGGCAAGAAGCCATTGGTGAAGCTCAGTTCAACAGATTCTCTTACGATCGTAGATTGGGTATTGCCTCTGGCCCGCGAAAGAAAATTTAATGAACTTGTCGACCAAGATCTAGGTGGAAAATATGTGGAAGAGGAATGGAGACGAGTTTTGTTTGTTGGACTCTTTTGTGCTCATAATCGAATTGAGAAGAGGCCGACAATGCTTGAAGTGGTGGAACTGTTGAAAGGAGAAAAAGAGAAGGTGGCAGCTCTTGAAAATGATGAAATGTTCCAAAGCATGTCTGATACGGAAGAGAGCTCGGAATTTGTTGTCTGA